The DNA segment AGCATCAGcttgttcatatttaagttcACCACAAACTCGTCAAATCAGGGCGACGGTGACATCATTAGAATGTCCATGGACAATTCGCTTGGAATAACAAGGTCAAAGCCCACTCGCTTCTCGATAAGCCCAATCATCCCCACACCATGCTCGCGAGCGTGATGTCATGAACTCCAAGAAAGTAGCATGCCTTAATGGATGTGTTTGTTCAGCATACAACTCTTGTAGGTGACCGTAAATATCAGCAGGATTCACAACTTCCTCAAACTGTCTTTGCTACTCGTTTAACATGGAATCCAACATATAGCTCTTAGCTTGCAAATTATGATCCCATCATTTCTGAAGCTTATCCAATTCCTCAGCAGGGGCATTAGCAGTAGCCGATTTTGGAGGCGTTTTATTTAGCACATATgctattttctcataatttaaaacaatttttaaattccTCAGTCAGCCTTGGTAATTTGGTCAGGTTAGCTTGTTTTGATCGAATAtaacatataaataattttgcaATGATATCGTAAATACACTGAAACGGAAACAGAATAAAAGTTATTAAATGCGGGGATGCAAATGTAATATCACATaagttttcaatatttttcatatattcaTTCTTCAAAACTCTTGAGGATCTGATCtcatcttcaaatcttgatctcccacttaacttaatatttacattaaatttccATGGAAAATTTGGATACAAATTTGAGGAGTGATAATGGGTCATAAATCAGGTctacttttaaataattatcaaataattaaaaaaatacatcatGTAAAATATCCTAATATACATCTAAAAAATTGGTCATGACTCTTGACATCTTTTTacaatttaatatcaaatactatattAAATccataatatcaaatattatcaacaaatcTTTTATGTTGGAACTTTATCACTAACCGTcataattagaaataaaataataagttagataaatatcaattaattcattaataattcaatttcttgtaaaacacctctcactataaataattaaatttcaattctaattacttattttataagaaaaatactataattttaacaaaacaaatttcaagggataattttgattaaattttcataaaatatcaatttgacccaaaaattttaaaaaattcaaaaatcgcCCTGAGTCTAAAAAATTATAACCCGAAGGGACAGGGATTCCCGAGACATTCTCGATCACCCTGCCTGTTTTCCCGCCCTCGGCCCAAATATTTCAGCCAGCAACCTCTCTGCGAAAGGCAGCGCTGTACTGCGtagattttaagatttttattattatttaaaaagcaTTTTGGGCAGTCGCCATTGTACACGTGCATTGCCCGTAATTATTCTAGACAGcgcaaaaaaaatttttttttgaaaaaacatacTTTTCAGGGGCtgcaatttttttgaaatttattttttggaaacaaataaattattcaacataATTCAAACGACAAATCATATGATAGAGAACAAACTTGCTCTGATACTACGGTTGGTGTACCGTTTTCTCACACCTAATATGCAACAGacgtataaaaattttctttgacgTTCGAAACATTCCTTGGATGTCGTATTATTTAAACGATTCATAGGGGTAAATTTGATTTATCTTACATTTAAGAATGTTCACTACAACTATCGTGGTGTTTAAGCAGTAAAGCTCTTCTTGTAAATCTTTACGAAATTTCTTCAGTCTGCTAACCAGAtccttaataaaatatttataagttttaattCCATATCAAATCAAGAATTCTTCTTGAATCAAGATACTGTAATTccattattcaaaatatatcgTGTAAGTATTTTCTACTCTTGAAAATACCATGCAGAATTAAGTTATACTCTCCTTACTTACTTAACTGTTAAGCCAACTTCCACATCTTCTATTAATCCAATTAAaaactcatttataaaatatatgtttgatctatatcaaactatagtcgacaaattcaacttcttgaatttgactatctcaaaaGGAACACATAATCCGATACTTGTTGACCCTCGATTGTTCAAGGATACAACTAGCTATGGGTTTACAATTTCATTGtcattcagaataacatttatttttattcgggcttaccttaATAGCACAATTCTTCTCATCAACCCTTTGATTAAAAACGTtataactcaagtctgattgcactCATCGGATCGTGTTAAGAGCATCTAGTATCATCAtctcatgatcccctaggtatcactgatagtgcctgcaagaactttaagttatggttaacgtacagtacagtcccttcaactcatatatactaatcgaatctgcaatcaatggtatatcgagagtagcaaatgaattcgataacgacatgatatatctttgagaaataatagtgacatgataTGTGCAACTCAGAAAATTTctttccaaaatgcacataTCTTACTCTAGCCAGATATTCCTtacattattaatttatcagagatcacataggatatccgcACCAGTGGGTTAGCTGTGAATCTCTTAATACAATGCATTGGATTCTatgtatttcaaaactacatACAACCTCGCCACTTGATGACTCTCAATAGAATCGGTAAACGactcaaagtgcatgctagttcGTAGATCCTTAACATTGTCTCgtgtcaaaggactaatggttaCAACCATAATCGCGAACTATTCTACTCCATAAGTGATAATCACTTGGACAGTTCGAGggaaggttgttcagtgcatcatcaaagGATCACACATCTGTATGAATATAtatctctatgtccttaccaatgaaacatgatgtttacatcacagataTCAGTCTCAAGCTCAAATGACCTTTGTCTTTATTCTTAGGAAGCTGAATCGATATATGTTTAGAATATGCAATTCAttttctaatgagtttcatgatcttacgttggaactttatctatgcagattgtatgggtatacagataaaataaatgtcataattagataaaactataaaatcttactaaaataaagattatttttacataagagtcaataagacTCAAACCACAAGTTATTTTGCTAGGCAGCTACTATAACGCGAACTTCATcagatattattaaataatttgtggtccttttaaatattatgatgaaaatattctACTAATTTCATAATTGTTTGTGGAAAATCTAGCCGGAATTTGCATTCAATTTAGTCACGCAAacaccaaagaaatttaatgtACATGAAGAAGGTCTGATAAGTTGTTTTCAATCACAATAAAGTGCAATAAACCCTGTCACATAAACCAAGTGGTTGAAACAGATTTCCTCcctaatataaaataaaaaaatatcatatctcaCAATATCAACATATTGCAAATtagacaaataaaaaaaaccctGGAAATTAATTCACAACCAGGAACGAAGCAAGAAAATGTAGCTAGGTTGGAAGGGACAAAAACAAATATTAGGAAAGaaagttaaaaatatataattattttaaacccGCCGCCCTCCGGCTCCGTTACTGTATACAACCGTCGACCTATGCTCCAGATGTGATTAATGGGAATCATCTGTCTAAAAAAATATGGACTTTTATGTTGAAACATGTTTAGCTAGTAGTCCGTTCATCCAAAAACGTAGAGTTTGTGATTTAGTAAGGGTCGCGTTAACGTCAATACATCGACGATGGTGTTAACGTTAGTCGCGGGAAGCCACATTGATCTGAGtttgttgataaaaaaaaagggGAAGAGATAATAAATCCAGACGCATGGGGAACAATATAGGGATTGAATCCCAAATGCAGAAAAGCTTGTATTTGTTGGAAATATAGTGATAACATTGTGTCCTTGCATTCTCAACCAACAAGTAGTTGCGTCTCCAACCAACAAAGATGCCTTAAAATGgcgctctctctctctctctctctccttTTTGGGGAGTTTGGACCACAAATAGCGGGCTATCAGTGGCGAGTTGATACAATTGACGTCTGGTCCagaactgatttttttttttttcaattttttggtgAACCATTTTTTGAATGGAAGTTAATATTTTTGTCACATATTAAAATAATCTAATTTTCGTTTTTGGAGGTACGTACGTTAGGGGTGCTGACAAACAAAATTGAGctgaatattaataaaaatttaagacTCGAATTCGACTGGAATTAAGTATATTCGATTTAGAATTCGATTCAACGCGCGAAATCTTTTAATCTTTGGGCTCGAGATCGGTTCGAAAGGAAGTTCGAGTTAGGCTTAAAATCTACGAACCTATTCGCAAgttatttgaattattgtttGGATAACAAGGTTCGATACATTTGAAAGACTCTAAATgtacatatatttaatatataataattatattatatcaataagaTATTAAGACTCGCAAGCGGATCATTAATTATCGAAAAGAATAATTTTGGTTCGAGTTTTGCTCGAAAAAAGttcaaacatgttcgataaaTTCGAATACGAATATTTACTGAAATCGATAAATTCgaatacgaatcaaatatttatcgtgTCAGTTTCACAAATTCGCGAACCAACTTGATTCATTTACCAACCTATTCACGTAGGGCGTAACTTTTCTTGTCTActaactgttttttttttaaaattttgggttGAGATTATATAGAGATAATAATTAGTGATAAAAGAAGGAATAAGAGCATACTACTATTAGATGCTCTTTTATAATAATTCTATGtttttgtatctttattttgaaATGGGGGAGCACAAAGCTATTTCTCAGACAAAGCACATTCTCCACTTGCATAATGCATGTCTCCTTAACTTTTACCTTTGCCCTCTTTCTAAtccattctttttctttaatttcttttttcttttttcttttttcttttttcttttttctgttTTCTTTTGTGTGCTTTGTTCAATCTCTTGTAATCTGACAATTTTTGACCAAAACATATAAAGTGGAATTGAGAAAAAGGCAGAGAGATTTGCCTGAATCgtcaattttaatttcttagtATCCATCTTTACCCTAAGTTAAGGCAGATTTCAAGCATTTATAATGTGGTTGGTTattcaaatatttcacattAAACATCTCATTTCTTCACCTAATAATTTTGTACAAGACTGACTTAACTGGAATCAATGTTTTCTCCCTTTGTTTCCAAGAATTTGCAGTTGTCATGTGACCCACATTTCATGTGATTTGGTGTGTCCATTGAGAAGTGTGATAAAAGCCCAGCAATATCAATATTATGTTATCATTTGGTCCTGTTAGTGTACATTTAATCAAGACTAATAATACATTTTAAAAGGAATTTCGAATCATACATGGGATTATATCAACTGAATTCTAACTTAATttctttgttttcattttgGATCTGAACTTCAGactgaataaataaaatctATTTTACAAAAGAAAGAGAGGGTAAAAAGTTCACTCTTACAAAAAAATGACCATAGTAAATGATTAATTAgattccttaaaaaaaaaattggcttcAAATCTTTCGATTTTCTTTAATTCCAATCCCAACTTTttgctctctctctctctcaaaaGACTCCCGTGCCGTTACCGTCACATTCAGAGTCCACGCCTCGCCGTTAACTCTCCTCCGTCGCTTCTCCGCCGTTACCGTCAATATCATCACCATGGTCATTTCCGTCGCCGTTGAAATAACCTTCGACATTTTCAGCGACCTCGCCCGCTATTCTTTCCAAGGGTGCGCACTGTACCTTATGGCGCAGCTTCCAATCCAGCGCCTGGCATGCGCGAGAGCAGTAATTCACTGCTCCGCATGCCGAACACCGACGGAATTCATGCCTCCTAGTCTCGGGTCTCCCGCAACCCGAGTGCGAACACAGACGGAGTCCCGGACCAGAAGTGTTCCCAATCTGATCCGAAAACCAATCGGCTAAAAACCGGTTCGCCGGATGAGTTTCCCGAGTTGGTACATTACACCCGAAATCACTCAGTAACGGACACCCGTCGCCAGCCACGTGGCGGTTGGGATTCCACGTCAGCCATGAGCTAGGTATCACAGTGGACGGAGCCGCCGCTAGAAAGGTTGCTAACTCGCGCGCGTTGGCTTGAACTAAGAATCGGCGTCCCTCGGCGACGTTCTGCTTCACTCCATAACCATCTTGCAAACAGTGGCCAAGCTCCCGAAGTGCGTCGACGTGGCCGAGATACGCCGCGCGTGCGCATAACGCCACGCCTGCCCGAAGGTCTTTTTCATTCTTTGAGCTTCCGCTGCCGTTGAACTGGACGACGGCGAGGGAGTAGAGCGCGGAAGCGTGAGATCCGATCGCGGCCTTCGCCATTAATGATGCACCGCTACCTCGGTTGTGCAAACAGTAGAAACGAATCTGTGTCcggtaatatatatatatatatatatatatatatagatatatatatataaataaaaatctcagtaattaatttttaaatattgg comes from the Primulina huaijiensis isolate GDHJ02 chromosome 8, ASM1229523v2, whole genome shotgun sequence genome and includes:
- the LOC140982368 gene encoding F-box protein At1g67340-like: MRTRRGVCYPKVVNMCVARAVKRRKLEVAGGDTNGCRKMLKKSPEITGDRDLFDALPDDIVLTILCKLSSSAVCPADLINVLITCKRLNGLGLHSLVLSKSSQKMLAVKAKNWSESAHRFLKLCVDAGNIEACFILGMIRFYCLHNRGSGASLMAKAAIGSHASALYSLAVVQFNGSGSSKNEKDLRAGVALCARAAYLGHVDALRELGHCLQDGYGVKQNVAEGRRFLVQANARELATFLAAAPSTVIPSSWLTWNPNRHVAGDGCPLLSDFGCNVPTRETHPANRFLADWFSDQIGNTSGPGLRLCSHSGCGRPETRRHEFRRCSACGAVNYCSRACQALDWKLRHKVQCAPLERIAGEVAENVEGYFNGDGNDHGDDIDGNGGEATEES